From a single Acidobacteriota bacterium genomic region:
- the nrfD gene encoding NrfD/PsrC family molybdoenzyme membrane anchor subunit, with amino-acid sequence MAVAFEKIVHEESKSDTSPEALSPLRKPLIEGDKSYGEVTEDICSLLDRKPGVGWWTAFLSAFVVMCAGIIATAHTVNTGIGTWGLNKTVGWAFDITNFVFWIGIGHAGTFISAILFLFNQKWRTSVNRSAEAMTLFAVMCAGIFPVIHMGRPWLFYWILPYPNQRGSLWVNFRSPLVWDFFAISTYFTISAVFWYLGLIPDLATARDRTVSKFRRAVYKVMSLGWNGSNHTWSRYETVYMVLAALATPLVLSVHSIVSFDFATSVIPGWHSTIFPPYFVAGAVFSGFAMVMTLMIAVRKLMRLENYITVQHLENMCKVTLLTGSIVSIAYLTEIFIGFYSGNPNESFVIINRVMGPYAWAFWTMVTCNAIVPQLFWSKRIRTSIPAIFVLSILVNVGMWFERFVIIVTSLHRDFLPSSWASYMPTLTEVTIMFGSFGMFFTFFLLFLRLFPVISMNEIKGVLHYARR; translated from the coding sequence ATGGCTGTGGCGTTTGAAAAAATCGTTCACGAAGAGAGTAAGTCAGACACTTCGCCTGAAGCGCTCTCGCCGCTTCGCAAACCGCTCATCGAAGGCGACAAAAGTTACGGCGAAGTTACGGAAGACATCTGTAGCCTGCTTGACAGAAAACCCGGCGTCGGTTGGTGGACGGCATTTCTCTCGGCTTTTGTGGTGATGTGCGCCGGAATCATTGCCACCGCGCACACCGTCAACACCGGCATCGGCACATGGGGATTGAATAAAACCGTGGGCTGGGCTTTTGACATCACCAATTTCGTTTTCTGGATTGGCATCGGTCATGCCGGAACTTTCATCTCGGCGATTCTTTTTCTGTTCAATCAGAAATGGCGCACCTCGGTGAATCGCTCGGCGGAAGCCATGACGTTGTTTGCGGTGATGTGCGCGGGAATTTTTCCGGTCATTCACATGGGGCGACCGTGGCTGTTTTACTGGATATTGCCGTATCCCAATCAACGCGGCTCGTTGTGGGTCAATTTTCGCTCGCCCCTGGTGTGGGATTTCTTTGCGATTTCAACTTACTTCACCATCTCTGCGGTCTTCTGGTATCTCGGCTTGATACCTGATTTGGCGACGGCGCGCGACCGCACGGTGTCAAAATTTCGTCGCGCCGTTTACAAAGTGATGAGTCTCGGTTGGAACGGCTCGAATCATACCTGGTCGCGTTATGAAACGGTCTATATGGTGTTGGCGGCACTGGCGACGCCTCTGGTGCTTTCGGTTCACAGCATCGTCAGTTTCGATTTTGCGACCTCGGTGATCCCGGGCTGGCATTCGACCATCTTTCCGCCGTACTTCGTCGCGGGAGCGGTCTTCTCAGGTTTTGCGATGGTGATGACCTTGATGATTGCCGTCAGAAAATTGATGCGCCTCGAAAACTACATCACCGTGCAGCATCTGGAAAATATGTGCAAAGTGACGTTGTTGACCGGCTCGATTGTCTCCATCGCCTATCTTACGGAAATCTTCATCGGCTTTTACAGCGGCAATCCCAATGAATCCTTCGTCATCATCAATCGGGTGATGGGACCTTATGCCTGGGCATTCTGGACGATGGTGACCTGCAATGCCATCGTGCCGCAACTCTTCTGGTCGAAACGCATTCGCACTTCGATTCCGGCAATTTTCGTGCTGTCAATTCTGGTCAATGTCGGTATGTGGTTTGAACGCTTCGTCATTATTGTCACCTCGTTGCACCGCGATTTTCTGCCGTCAAGTTGGGCAAGCTATATGCCGACGCTCACGGAAGTAACGATTATGTTTGGCAGCTTCGGCATGTTTTTCACTTTCTTTCTGCTCTTTTTAAGGCTCTTTCCGGTCATCTCGATGAACGAAATCAAGGGGGTATTGCATTATGCTCGCCGTTAA
- the narI gene encoding respiratory nitrate reductase subunit gamma, with protein MYDNLFFIIIPYAVVILAVVVSVQRYIKKPFTYSSLSSQFLESGELFYGSVSWHIGILALFFGHLIGLLFPRQVLWFNGVPLRLYLLESIGLLFGLMALAGLVNLIIRRHTSARIRAVTSKMDIVVLLLLLTQVGLGIYIAIFYRWGSSWYATSLVPYLRSLFTLQPDLAMMAPLPLGVKLHVLNAWLLLAVFPFSRLVHMLVVPIPYLWRPYQLVMWNWNRKKIRGQAWHPKPHPAEVAAPLSVEPTATNRPAITR; from the coding sequence ATGTACGATAATCTTTTTTTCATCATCATTCCTTATGCCGTAGTCATCCTGGCTGTCGTCGTGAGTGTGCAACGCTATATCAAAAAGCCTTTCACTTATTCGAGCCTGTCCTCGCAATTTCTGGAAAGCGGCGAACTTTTTTACGGCTCAGTCTCCTGGCACATTGGCATTCTGGCGCTGTTTTTCGGGCATTTGATCGGCTTGCTGTTTCCGCGACAGGTCTTGTGGTTTAACGGCGTGCCTTTGCGGTTGTACCTGCTTGAAAGCATTGGGCTGTTATTCGGTTTGATGGCGCTTGCGGGGCTGGTGAATTTAATTATCCGTCGTCACACCTCTGCGCGCATTCGCGCCGTCACCTCAAAGATGGACATCGTGGTGCTGTTGTTGTTGCTCACCCAAGTCGGGCTGGGCATTTACATCGCCATTTTTTATCGCTGGGGGTCGTCGTGGTATGCGACTTCACTGGTGCCTTACCTGCGTTCGTTATTTACCCTGCAACCCGATTTAGCGATGATGGCGCCGTTGCCGCTCGGTGTAAAACTTCATGTGTTAAATGCCTGGTTGTTGCTTGCGGTGTTTCCGTTTTCGCGCCTTGTGCATATGTTGGTCGTGCCGATTCCCTATTTGTGGCGACCTTATCAACTGGTGATGTGGAATTGGAATCGCAAAAAGATTCGCGGTCAGGCATGGCATCCGAAACCGCACCCGGCAGAAGTGGCTGCGCCATTAAGCGTCGAACCGACAGCAACGAATCGTCCGGCAATTACGAGGTGA
- a CDS encoding molybdopterin-dependent oxidoreductase → MTEEKLWQIIKRQDADERESGDAPRSTMPRRAFIELVGFSIAAAALSGCRAPEQKIIPYVNQPVEFTPGVANWYASVCGGCPAACGTLVKVRDGRPIKLEGNAEHPVSQGGLCALAHGLVFGLYDSERLRQPLIKSQAATWEDADQQINWQLTTIKQSGGKVRLLSSPTTSPTSRETIDNFLKQFTDGKHIVYSAVSNSAIREAHQQTHHLAALPRFHFDKAKTIVSFGADFLGAWISPVQFTRAYTAARNLQPEQHELSHHIQFESRLSLTGSNADKRVKVSPAEEIGALLMLAKLIAVKARVANQSDFAAIPAERLPAKVRQVVEQAAEQLIRHRGASLVISGANNTDAQQVVNFINQTLGNYGKTLFISNAAQPRIENDSDMVELVREMNAGEVAALIIVDANPAYDFYNSHEFKNGLAKVGLKVSLNAYLDETSALVDYVCPRNHQLESWDDAQPVTDVFSLSQPTIAPLFQTRSWQESLLRWSNDERKFYEVLRARWQAQLFPQQTKHASFDEFWDNALHDGAFVIEATPPVTPATFSADDLSAAVKRLTQRADETAGKLYLTLYEKIALRDGSQANNPWLQELPDPITKVTWDNYACISPALAAKLQLEDGRVIRISKGDTVVELPVYIQTHQHDDCVAIAVGYGRTRAGKVGNGVGVNAYPLVAFDNGAFQYQTSDITIEKTPAKVELALTQRHNTLDGRPLIKEVSLAEFLEGHTENQGKIEHPKSIWQDHAYPEHKWGMVVDLNACTGCSACLLSCQAENNVPVVGKDEVRRQREMHWLRVDRYYEEEKEQERVIYQPVMCAQCENAACESVCPVLATVHSSEGLNMQVYNRCVGTRYCANNCAYKVRRFNWFEYQHPDPIANLALNPDVTVRTRGVMEKCTFCVQRIEEVKIRARNEEREIIDGEIQTACQQSCPAQAITFGDLVNLESRVNRFKHDKRDFILLEELNLRPAISYLAKVRNIQEEKA, encoded by the coding sequence ATGACCGAAGAGAAACTTTGGCAAATCATCAAACGGCAAGATGCCGACGAACGCGAATCGGGCGATGCGCCGCGCTCAACGATGCCGCGTCGCGCGTTTATCGAATTGGTAGGTTTTTCGATTGCGGCTGCGGCACTCAGCGGTTGCCGCGCCCCGGAACAGAAAATTATTCCTTACGTGAACCAGCCGGTTGAATTCACGCCCGGCGTTGCCAACTGGTATGCCTCGGTGTGCGGCGGTTGCCCGGCGGCTTGCGGCACACTCGTCAAAGTGCGCGACGGTCGCCCGATTAAACTCGAAGGCAATGCCGAACATCCGGTAAGCCAAGGCGGACTTTGCGCCCTTGCTCACGGTTTGGTATTCGGGCTTTATGACAGCGAACGCTTGCGCCAACCGTTAATCAAATCGCAAGCGGCAACCTGGGAAGACGCTGACCAGCAAATCAACTGGCAACTCACGACCATTAAACAATCGGGCGGCAAAGTGCGCCTGCTCAGTTCGCCGACTACCAGTCCGACTTCACGCGAAACCATCGATAATTTCCTCAAGCAATTCACCGATGGCAAACACATCGTCTATAGCGCCGTTTCAAATTCAGCGATTCGTGAAGCGCATCAGCAAACGCATCACCTCGCGGCTTTGCCCAGGTTTCATTTCGACAAAGCGAAAACGATTGTGAGTTTCGGCGCGGATTTTCTCGGCGCGTGGATTTCGCCGGTGCAATTCACCCGCGCTTATACGGCGGCGCGCAATCTCCAACCTGAGCAGCACGAGTTATCGCATCACATTCAATTTGAATCGCGTTTGTCCTTGACCGGCAGCAACGCCGATAAGCGTGTGAAGGTTTCGCCCGCCGAAGAGATAGGGGCGTTGTTAATGCTTGCGAAGTTGATTGCCGTGAAAGCCAGAGTTGCCAATCAAAGTGATTTTGCCGCTATCCCTGCCGAACGCTTGCCTGCGAAAGTTCGACAAGTTGTCGAACAAGCCGCTGAACAATTAATTCGCCATCGCGGCGCATCGCTGGTCATCAGCGGCGCAAACAACACGGACGCGCAGCAGGTTGTCAATTTCATCAATCAGACGCTGGGCAATTATGGCAAAACGCTTTTCATCAGCAACGCGGCGCAACCACGCATTGAAAACGATAGCGACATGGTTGAACTGGTGCGCGAGATGAACGCCGGTGAAGTCGCCGCGTTGATTATCGTGGATGCCAATCCGGCTTATGATTTTTACAACAGCCATGAATTCAAAAACGGGCTGGCAAAAGTTGGCTTGAAGGTTTCGCTCAACGCATACCTTGATGAAACCTCTGCACTGGTTGATTATGTCTGCCCGCGAAATCATCAGCTTGAATCCTGGGATGATGCCCAGCCCGTGACCGACGTTTTCAGTTTGAGTCAACCGACGATTGCGCCACTGTTTCAAACGCGAAGCTGGCAAGAGAGCCTGTTGCGTTGGAGCAATGACGAGCGCAAATTTTACGAGGTATTGCGAGCGCGTTGGCAAGCGCAGCTTTTCCCGCAACAAACCAAACATGCGAGTTTCGATGAATTCTGGGACAACGCCCTGCACGATGGCGCATTCGTTATTGAAGCGACGCCCCCGGTAACGCCCGCCACTTTTTCCGCTGATGATTTGAGCGCGGCGGTCAAACGTTTAACACAACGCGCTGATGAAACGGCGGGCAAATTGTACCTGACGCTTTATGAAAAGATTGCTTTGCGCGATGGCTCGCAGGCAAACAACCCCTGGTTACAGGAATTGCCCGACCCGATTACCAAAGTGACCTGGGATAATTATGCCTGCATCTCGCCGGCGCTTGCCGCAAAGTTGCAACTCGAAGATGGTCGGGTCATTCGCATCAGCAAAGGCGATACGGTTGTCGAACTTCCGGTTTACATTCAAACCCACCAACACGACGATTGCGTGGCGATTGCGGTTGGATATGGCAGAACCCGCGCCGGCAAAGTCGGCAATGGGGTTGGCGTGAACGCTTATCCGTTGGTGGCTTTCGATAACGGCGCGTTTCAGTATCAAACGTCAGACATCACGATTGAAAAAACGCCTGCCAAAGTTGAACTGGCATTGACGCAACGCCACAACACGCTTGATGGCAGACCGCTGATTAAAGAAGTGTCGCTTGCGGAATTCCTCGAAGGTCACACGGAAAACCAGGGCAAAATCGAACATCCGAAAAGCATCTGGCAAGACCACGCCTATCCTGAACACAAATGGGGTATGGTGGTTGACCTCAATGCCTGTACGGGTTGTTCGGCTTGTTTGTTGAGTTGTCAGGCGGAAAACAATGTGCCGGTGGTCGGCAAAGACGAAGTGCGGCGGCAACGCGAAATGCACTGGCTGCGAGTTGACCGATATTACGAAGAGGAGAAAGAGCAGGAGCGGGTGATTTATCAACCGGTGATGTGCGCGCAATGCGAGAACGCGGCGTGCGAAAGTGTCTGCCCGGTGCTGGCGACTGTGCATAGCAGCGAAGGGCTGAATATGCAGGTTTACAATCGCTGCGTCGGCACGCGCTATTGCGCCAACAACTGCGCCTACAAGGTGCGCCGCTTCAACTGGTTCGAGTATCAACATCCAGACCCGATTGCCAACCTCGCGCTCAACCCGGATGTCACGGTGCGCACACGCGGGGTGATGGAAAAATGCACCTTCTGTGTGCAACGCATTGAAGAAGTGAAAATCCGCGCGCGCAATGAAGAACGCGAAATCATCGACGGTGAAATTCAAACCGCCTGCCAGCAGAGTTGCCCTGCACAAGCAATCACCTTTGGCGATTTGGTCAATCTCGAAAGCCGCGTCAATCGCTTCAAACACGACAAGCGCGATTTCATATTGCTTGAAGAATTGAATCTGCGCCCGGCAATCAGCTATCTGGCAAAGGTGCGAAATATTCAGGAGGAGAAGGCATAA
- a CDS encoding nitronate monooxygenase, producing the protein MNLPMIIQGGMGVAISDWRLAKAVSQTGQLGVVSGTGLSRVLISRLMDGDLAGHIRRALSHFPIPEAVQNILHRYYIPKGKTPPHPYKTLPAYTVRPSRFLDQLTVIANFVEVFLAKENHTGLVGINLLEKVQLPNLASLYGAMLAGVDFVLMGAGIPTQIAGVLNKLAMHLSTKYRLNVVGADHDDAYHMHFDPQQVFSGITNIIGQLKRPRFLPIIASTGLAQALLKRSEGKVDGFVIEGHTAGGHNAPPRGALQLNEAGEPIYSDKDAVELAKVRQLGLPFWLAGGYGHPAQLQKALDAGAAGIQVGTAFALCNESGMEPELKKRLLGKVLHQKVKVCTSSIASPTGFPFKIVILEDTLSEKEIYQARSRICDLGFLRTLFKRADGALGYRCPAEPVEAYLKKDRQLEDTIGKVCLCNTLVATAGFPQRRKNGYIEPPLVTSGDDLIKVRQFLSSGKTDYSAKEVIDYLLGEILQ; encoded by the coding sequence ATGAATTTGCCAATGATTATTCAAGGCGGAATGGGCGTAGCAATTTCGGATTGGCGATTGGCGAAAGCCGTTTCACAGACCGGACAGTTGGGCGTGGTATCAGGAACCGGACTCAGTCGCGTGTTAATCAGTCGCTTGATGGATGGCGACCTTGCAGGACACATCCGCCGCGCCTTGAGCCATTTTCCTATACCGGAAGCGGTGCAAAATATTTTGCATCGTTATTATATTCCCAAGGGAAAAACCCCACCGCATCCTTACAAAACATTGCCTGCTTATACGGTTCGTCCATCGAGGTTTCTTGATCAACTCACGGTCATCGCCAATTTCGTTGAAGTCTTTCTTGCCAAAGAAAATCATACCGGTTTGGTCGGCATCAACCTACTTGAAAAAGTGCAATTGCCTAACCTCGCGTCGCTCTATGGCGCGATGCTCGCCGGTGTGGATTTTGTGTTGATGGGCGCGGGCATTCCCACACAGATTGCCGGAGTCTTGAATAAACTGGCAATGCACTTATCAACGAAGTATCGCCTCAATGTCGTGGGCGCAGACCATGACGACGCCTACCATATGCATTTCGATCCGCAGCAAGTTTTCTCTGGCATCACCAACATCATCGGACAACTCAAACGCCCGCGTTTCCTGCCGATTATCGCTTCGACAGGGTTGGCGCAAGCTCTGCTCAAACGCAGCGAAGGCAAGGTGGACGGTTTCGTAATCGAAGGTCACACGGCTGGCGGACACAATGCGCCACCGCGTGGCGCGCTGCAACTGAATGAAGCGGGCGAGCCAATTTATAGCGACAAAGATGCTGTAGAGTTGGCAAAGGTACGGCAGTTGGGATTGCCTTTCTGGTTGGCAGGGGGGTATGGACATCCGGCGCAATTGCAGAAAGCCTTGGATGCAGGGGCAGCGGGGATTCAGGTGGGAACGGCGTTTGCCCTTTGCAATGAATCAGGCATGGAGCCGGAATTGAAAAAGCGATTGCTGGGCAAGGTACTCCATCAAAAGGTAAAAGTTTGCACGAGTTCTATAGCTTCGCCGACAGGTTTTCCTTTCAAAATAGTCATACTTGAAGACACCTTGTCAGAGAAAGAAATTTATCAAGCGCGTTCTCGGATTTGCGATCTGGGTTTTCTACGTACACTGTTCAAACGCGCTGATGGCGCACTCGGCTATCGTTGTCCGGCGGAGCCTGTCGAGGCTTACCTGAAAAAAGACAGGCAACTCGAAGATACCATCGGCAAAGTGTGTTTATGTAATACCCTGGTGGCAACAGCGGGTTTCCCGCAACGCCGCAAAAACGGCTATATTGAGCCGCCGCTGGTGACGAGTGGCGATGATTTGATAAAGGTCAGGCAATTTCTGAGTTCCGGTAAAACCGACTACTCCGCTAAAGAGGTTATAGATTATTTGCTTGGCGAAATCTTGCAGTGA
- a CDS encoding cytochrome c3 family protein, whose translation MSLRTAKIVSLLVTITGAIVLWQGASFSSLGNQQGYEPVQPINFSHKLHAGDNQIACLYCHTGADKSKVAGIPAASTCMNCHKRILKDSPEIQKIAQAVDENQPIEWVKVNDLPDHAVFNHSRHVVAGLKCQQCHGAVETMDRISQADPLSMGTCVTCHRSHREVTLDAAGRPVVTEEATAKKLMASTDCSVCHH comes from the coding sequence ATGAGTTTGAGGACAGCAAAAATCGTCTCTCTGCTGGTGACCATCACCGGGGCAATCGTTTTGTGGCAAGGCGCTAGTTTCAGTTCGCTCGGCAATCAACAAGGCTACGAGCCTGTGCAACCCATCAACTTTTCGCACAAGTTGCACGCCGGAGATAATCAGATTGCCTGCCTCTATTGTCACACGGGCGCGGATAAATCGAAGGTTGCGGGCATCCCCGCCGCTTCGACCTGTATGAATTGTCACAAGCGAATTTTGAAAGATTCGCCGGAAATTCAAAAGATTGCTCAAGCAGTTGACGAAAACCAGCCCATCGAATGGGTGAAGGTCAACGATTTGCCGGATCACGCGGTGTTCAATCACAGTCGTCACGTCGTCGCTGGTCTCAAGTGCCAGCAATGTCACGGCGCGGTGGAAACGATGGATAGAATCTCGCAAGCCGACCCGCTGTCAATGGGGACTTGTGTGACCTGTCACCGCTCGCATCGCGAAGTGACGCTGGATGCAGCGGGCAGACCGGTGGTGACTGAAGAAGCGACCGCGAAAAAATTGATGGCTTCGACGGATTGTTCGGTTTGTCATCATTAA
- a CDS encoding DUF3341 domain-containing protein: MLAVKASANVRYLAIYFKREDDLKAAAIEARESGFEIHDAFTPFAVHGLDKAVGLKRSKLTWIAFIAGAVGLTFGLGLQVWTSAYDWPLNVGGKPFNSFPLFIPVTFELMVLFSGLIAIGVLLINNRLWLFSKKQTFDRVTDDRFVLVLKQADAAFDARRAFKIVNKHGAIRVIEGDQFV, encoded by the coding sequence ATGCTCGCCGTTAAAGCTTCAGCCAATGTTCGCTATCTCGCCATCTATTTCAAACGTGAAGATGATTTGAAAGCGGCGGCGATTGAAGCCCGCGAGTCGGGTTTTGAAATTCACGATGCGTTTACCCCGTTTGCGGTTCACGGGTTGGATAAAGCGGTCGGCTTGAAACGCTCGAAACTGACCTGGATTGCGTTTATCGCGGGAGCCGTCGGTTTGACTTTCGGACTCGGTTTGCAGGTGTGGACTTCGGCGTATGACTGGCCCTTGAATGTCGGCGGCAAACCGTTCAATTCGTTTCCGCTGTTTATCCCCGTGACCTTCGAGTTGATGGTGTTGTTTTCGGGATTGATTGCCATTGGCGTCCTGCTCATCAACAATCGTTTGTGGTTGTTCAGCAAAAAACAGACCTTTGACCGCGTCACCGATGACCGTTTCGTGCTGGTGTTAAAACAAGCCGATGCCGCCTTCGATGCCCGACGAGCATTTAAAATCGTCAATAAACACGGGGCGATTCGCGTCATCGAAGGAGATCAATTCGTATGA
- a CDS encoding MFS transporter, producing the protein MTIKTRWSDVAFSAEEYQNYVRVIMANQAFITAREQKILTASFIVGGVGLLAGLMFASPRAWAGVLLNAFYFLTLALGAMVFLSIYHVSNAGWSAVIRRIPEAMMNYLPLGAMAMLTVFFGRHTLYEWTHFSSAEASAGLHLKLTFLNTPFFFARMLVALALWTVFAWLMVRESHRQDEDRLPAHTTRSKKLSAIFLAVFAITFSLASFDWLMSLEAEFYSTIYAFYCFSGLFLSGIAAITVLAIVLHRRGVLPQLNADHLHNLGKLVFGFSTFWAYIWLSQYLLIYYANIPEETIYYIRRTQTGGWKFFFLLNLFLNWVLPFALLISRRAKRSETLLLWVCAIILVGHWLDLYVMIYPALGLSSLPGYVDLTLLIGFAALFVWAFVEGLKKAALLPKHDPYLAESLALHSDETEEEPVAWDASAYRALALSTIGFAVSFAAWGLMGALAPRFRELYNLTPVQTAILIAVPVLLGSIGRLPLGILADKYGGRKVFGLLLCFCLFPAIGASFSNSYASLIGWGLLLGFAGTSFSVGVSFTSKWFPAHQQGIALGVYGMGNIGQSIAVFGAPALVAATGNWRVPFWIFGALAGLFGLVFLALARNAAVPSQPKKFGEYFAILKREPIAWVLSLFYFLTFGGFVALSLYLPTLLKDIFGLTMTDAGARVAGFVIVATAMRPFGGGLADKYGGARVLFFVLAGITLLSLGLLSSNMLVFTIGVLGCAAMLGAGNGAVFKLVPEYFPRETGTITGLVGAAGGLGGFFPPLVLGVIRGQTGSYTLGFIFLSVFALLCLAMNYFIFLRHRGEPYEAATA; encoded by the coding sequence TTGACCATCAAAACCAGGTGGTCAGATGTCGCTTTCTCGGCAGAAGAGTATCAGAACTATGTGAGAGTAATTATGGCAAATCAGGCATTCATAACAGCGCGCGAGCAGAAAATCCTGACCGCTTCCTTCATCGTTGGCGGAGTTGGTTTGCTCGCCGGATTGATGTTCGCAAGCCCGAGAGCGTGGGCAGGAGTGTTGCTCAACGCTTTTTATTTCCTGACGCTGGCGCTTGGCGCAATGGTTTTTTTGAGCATTTATCATGTCTCGAACGCCGGCTGGAGCGCGGTCATTCGCCGCATTCCCGAAGCGATGATGAATTATCTGCCGCTTGGCGCGATGGCTATGCTCACGGTCTTTTTCGGCAGACACACGCTCTACGAATGGACCCATTTTTCATCAGCGGAAGCGAGCGCCGGATTGCACCTGAAACTGACGTTTTTGAACACGCCGTTTTTCTTTGCGCGCATGTTGGTGGCGCTGGCGTTATGGACAGTGTTTGCCTGGCTCATGGTCAGAGAATCACATCGGCAGGATGAAGACCGGTTGCCCGCACACACGACGCGGAGCAAAAAACTGTCGGCAATTTTTCTGGCAGTCTTTGCCATCACTTTTTCGCTGGCGAGTTTCGATTGGCTCATGTCGCTTGAAGCCGAATTCTACAGCACGATTTATGCCTTTTATTGTTTTTCGGGATTGTTTCTAAGCGGGATTGCGGCAATCACGGTTCTTGCCATTGTCTTGCATCGGCGCGGCGTATTGCCGCAACTCAACGCCGACCATCTGCACAATCTCGGCAAACTGGTCTTTGGATTTTCAACCTTCTGGGCATACATCTGGCTGTCGCAATACCTGTTGATTTATTACGCCAACATTCCCGAAGAGACCATTTATTACATACGCCGCACGCAAACCGGCGGCTGGAAATTTTTCTTCCTCTTGAACCTCTTTTTGAACTGGGTGTTGCCTTTCGCCTTGTTGATTTCGCGCCGCGCCAAACGCAGCGAAACGTTATTGCTGTGGGTGTGCGCGATTATTCTCGTCGGTCACTGGCTGGATTTGTATGTGATGATTTATCCGGCGTTGGGACTCTCATCCTTGCCCGGTTATGTTGACCTCACGCTGTTAATCGGTTTTGCGGCGCTCTTTGTGTGGGCGTTTGTTGAAGGCTTGAAGAAAGCCGCGTTGTTGCCCAAACACGACCCCTATTTGGCGGAGAGTCTGGCGCTGCATTCGGATGAAACGGAGGAAGAACCTGTTGCGTGGGACGCCAGCGCCTACCGCGCCCTGGCGCTTTCGACCATCGGGTTCGCGGTTAGCTTTGCGGCGTGGGGATTGATGGGGGCGCTGGCTCCGCGTTTTCGTGAACTCTACAACCTCACGCCTGTGCAAACTGCGATATTGATTGCCGTCCCGGTGTTGCTGGGTTCCATCGGTCGTTTGCCGCTGGGCATTCTTGCGGACAAATACGGCGGGCGCAAAGTATTCGGCTTGCTCTTATGTTTTTGTCTGTTTCCGGCAATTGGCGCGAGCTTCAGCAACTCTTATGCAAGCTTGATTGGTTGGGGTTTGTTGTTGGGTTTTGCGGGAACGAGTTTTTCGGTAGGCGTATCGTTCACCTCGAAATGGTTTCCGGCGCATCAACAGGGCATCGCGCTGGGAGTTTATGGGATGGGCAACATCGGGCAATCCATCGCTGTGTTTGGCGCGCCTGCTTTGGTTGCCGCCACCGGCAACTGGCGTGTGCCATTCTGGATATTCGGCGCGTTGGCAGGTCTATTCGGGTTGGTCTTTCTGGCATTAGCGCGTAACGCCGCTGTGCCTTCCCAACCGAAAAAGTTTGGCGAATATTTCGCCATCTTAAAACGCGAGCCGATTGCCTGGGTGTTGTCGTTATTCTATTTCCTGACCTTCGGCGGCTTCGTTGCGCTGAGCCTCTATTTGCCGACCCTGCTCAAAGATATTTTCGGGTTGACGATGACCGATGCGGGGGCGCGGGTTGCCGGTTTTGTGATTGTGGCAACCGCGATGCGACCCTTTGGCGGCGGACTAGCGGACAAATACGGCGGCGCGCGGGTGTTGTTTTTCGTGCTCGCAGGCATCACGCTTTTATCGCTTGGGTTGCTCTCATCAAACATGCTGGTTTTCACCATCGGAGTGTTAGGTTGCGCGGCGATGTTGGGCGCAGGCAACGGGGCGGTCTTCAAACTGGTGCCGGAATATTTCCCGCGCGAAACCGGAACCATCACTGGACTTGTCGGCGCGGCAGGCGGACTGGGCGGCTTTTTCCCGCCGCTGGTGTTAGGCGTGATTCGCGGACAAACCGGTTCCTATACGCTGGGGTTTATTTTCCTTTCGGTTTTTGCGCTTCTCTGTTTAGCCATGAATTATTTTATCTTCCTGCGCCACAGAGGCGAACCCTATGAAGCGGCAACAGCATGA
- a CDS encoding cytochrome c, translating into MKKRLEWLTVLLLPVVVCGGLYLLGRDVTVRNREWTTQMQYSPAYLSQTSNPVLPNRMTAQMPVEGTIPRGYKPFHFGAGEAEAARAGRELKNPFAPTPENLARGQYIYSNYCAVCHGATGGGDGAIIPKYPNPPSYKTETSKNLPDGQMFHVITLGRKDMPAHAAQVGVDDRWKVILYIRQLQRQ; encoded by the coding sequence ATGAAAAAAAGGCTCGAATGGTTGACCGTCCTGCTGTTGCCTGTGGTGGTATGCGGCGGCTTGTATCTGCTTGGTCGGGATGTGACGGTACGCAATCGCGAGTGGACAACGCAGATGCAATATTCGCCCGCTTATCTTTCGCAGACTTCAAACCCGGTGTTGCCCAATCGCATGACCGCGCAGATGCCGGTCGAAGGCACCATTCCCAGAGGTTATAAACCGTTCCACTTTGGCGCGGGCGAAGCGGAAGCCGCAAGAGCCGGACGCGAATTGAAAAACCCATTTGCGCCGACGCCGGAAAATCTGGCGCGCGGGCAATACATCTACTCCAATTATTGCGCGGTGTGTCACGGCGCGACGGGCGGCGGTGATGGCGCGATTATTCCGAAATATCCCAATCCGCCTTCGTATAAAACCGAAACTTCAAAAAATCTACCGGACGGTCAGATGTTTCATGTCATCACGCTGGGACGCAAGGATATGCCGGCGCACGCCGCGCAGGTCGGAGTTGATGACCGTTGGAAAGTGATTCTCTACATACGCCAATTGCAGAGACAGTAA